The Nitrospirota bacterium region CAGGAGAGGGTCGGCTTGTAAATAGAAATACCGTTCTCGAAACGTGCCCACAGCCTCTTCCCGGCTTCGGTCGCCGGGGGCTGGAGGCTGCGGATCGCGCGCGGGCGGCTCGAGGCCGGCCAATCGGGATACAATAGCCCATGGGTTCAACCCTGTTTCTCTATGCCACGGTCTGCCTGTTCGGGTCGCTGGTCGGCAGTTTTTTGAATGTTTGCATCCACCGACTCCCGCGGCGTGAATCGATCGTCTGGCCGTCTTCTCATTGTCCGACCTGTAACGCGCCGATCGCTCCCTACGATAATCTGCCGATCCTCAGCTTTCTGTTCCTCAGGGGGCGGTGCCGCGTCTGCCGCGCGCCGATCTCGCCCCGCTATCCCGTCGTCGAGGCGGTAAATGCGGCCGGTTACGGGTTGATCCTCTGGTGGTTTGGTGCCGGCTGGCCCGCGGCGGCCTATGCGGTGCTGTTTTCTTCGTTGCTCGTGATCACCGCCATCGATCTGACCCACCAGATCATTCCGGATGTGATTACCTTGCCCGGGATTCCGGTGGGGCTTGTCCTGGCGGCTACGATCCTCCCGATCAGTTTGCTGGACTCGGTCCTTGGTCTGCTAGTGGGTGGAGGGCTTTTGTGGTTCATCGCCTGGGCCAGTCCCTATCTTTTCGGGAAAGAAGGGATGGGTGGGGGAGATATCAAGCTATTGGCCATGGTCGGCGCCTTTCTGGGTTGGAAACCGACTCTCCTGACCATTATGGTGGGGGCCATGACCGGCTCGCTGGTGGGGATCAGCTTGCTCTCATTCAAGCTGCTCCGGCGCGATCAATATATACCCTTCGGCCCTTTTCTGGCTTTCGGCGCGCTGATTGCCCTGTTCTTTCACCAGGATATTTTTTCCTGGTATGAAACGCTGATGATAGGGGCACGCTAGGCGCTCGAAGTCCCGTGCCTGCTGAGTACTCTTCCCCTGTATCCAACTAGAACGAATCCGGTATCCGATTGGCCATTCGGGGCGAGGTCCATCAGCCCTTTGGTACAGCCGTTCTTTGGGCACCGGCCCATTCGTTAACTCCCAGAATAGTACGCAAGCATCGGTCAATCCTAGCTCTTGCTTAGTTCTCGCAGGACTTTCTCGCCGATTCTTCTGCAAGCCTCCGGTGCATGTCTCGTTTGGGCACGAGTCTTGGAATGGACTCCGGCTGGTTCGACAGGGAAGCGGAGAGCCAAAACCGGGGAGGATGCCATGGTGAGAAACGAACGAGGAACCAGCTTGGTTGAACTGATCGTGGTCCTCGGGTTGGCCGGCCTGCTGGCGGGCCTCGTCGGGGTCAGTGCGGTGGCGGCTGCGGCCCGCTACCAGGGCAAGGCGGTGGCAACCGAGCTGGCGGCGGAACTGCGCGCGGCGCGCTACTTGGCGTTGGTGCGGCGGGAGCGGGTGCGGGTCGTCTTCGAGCCCGAGCGGATGAAGATCCGGACGGAACCGGCGGACCGGCCGAACGAGGCGATCCGGCAGTATGACTATCAAGGCAAGGGCATTGTGTTCGAGCGCCTGTCCAATGGCCCTTCCCTGGTGTTCTACCCCAGCGGGCGGGCCGCGACCCCGGCAACCATCATCTTCCGCAACAGGCAAATGGAACGGTGGCAGCTCACCGTCAGTATGACGGGACGGGTGTCGCTCCTATAGCCCGCATTATTTATGAGAGCTAGGGACATGGCGATGATGAACATGAACGACAGAGGCTTCAGCCTGATCGAAGTCATGCTGGCGATGGTGATTCTGGCCTTTGCGGTGGTTGGCGTGATGGGTATGCATCAATGGGGCGAACAAGGGATGCAATACGGAGCCAACGGGACCAGGGCGCTGGCCATGGCGGAATCCAGGCTGGAGGCCAAACGGGCGATGCCCTGGGAAGCGCTGCTCCGGGATGATCTGGATGCCGATGGGATTGCAGAGGTCACGATGCAGGATGACGGGGAGGGAGCGGATGAACGGGCGGGCGACGGGATTTACACGGCGTCCTCCGAGGCCGGCGGCATCCGGCTGGTCTGGACCGTTCAGCCGGATCGTCCCGGGACGCTTCGGGATGCAGGCTCGGCGGTGCTGTTGGTCCATGCCAGTTTCCCGTCCGGCCAGGACCGACGGCGTGACGTCAGTCTCGGCACCATGCGGGCAAACCCGAACTATGCGGGCTCGAGGTGAGCCATGACTCATCGACTGCTTTGTAATAACCGGGGCGTCTGTCTGGCCGAATTGATGATCGCGCTGACGGCCGGAGCCGTGGTGCTGGCGGCTGCAATGCAGAGCTTGACGCATTTTGAGCGGCGGCTTTCCGCGCAGCAGGTTGCGATGGGTCGCCACCAGGACCTGCGGGTCGGGCTCTCCATCATCGAGGACGAGTTGCGTCTGGCGGATGCGGGGGCATCCGGAACGTTCTTGTTGACGGCGAATCAGCAAGAGGTGGCGTTTCTGGCCAATCTTGAGGGCGGGACGGCCGTCCTCACCGAAGCGGCGCATCCAGGACAGCTGGAACTGTGCGTGGATGGGGGCGCCGACTGGACGAAGGGCAAGCGCATCGTCTTATGCGCGGAGGACGACTGTGCGGAGACCAGACTGGCTCATGATGGCCAACGAAAAACACTTTCCGTGAGCCAGCCCCTGGATCGAGCCTTCCCGGCCGGCAGCAAGGTGTGGCAGGCCAGCTATCTGCGTTACTACCTAGGCAAGGATGGTCGGGGAAGGCCGGCTCTGATGCGTCAGGTTGATGGAGGGGCGAATCCTCTGATCGGCGAAACCTCGTCGATGCGGTTCCGCTACTTGGACAGGGATGGGAAGCCGACTGAAGAATTGAGCCTGGTGGCCAGGGTTCGCCTGGAGCTGGGGGTCGGCGGGGAGCAACGGCTCATCGTCAAGGAAGTCGGGTTGCGTGCCATCTGAGAGGAGGCGCCTGATGGGAGAGTTCACCGACAAGTCCGGCCGTTCCTTTTCTCGGACGGATGCCGATCTGAATCGGTTTCCCAGGCGTGAGCGAGGCGCCGCCCTCATCGGCGCGGTTCTGGGAGTCTTGATCCTGTCCATGGTGGGAACGGTCTCCGTCAACCTGGCCGTTCAGGAGATCGAAAGCGTGCAAGGGATGAGGGACGCGGCCATTGCCCGGCATCTGGCGGAGGCAGGAGCCGATCTCGTGACGACTTGGTTTCACAATTCCGCGGCTGAACCAGCCGGGGCAGGCGAACTGTTCAAGAAGCGATACGACCGACCGGACAGCGGCCCCTCCTTTTTCGATGCGCAGGGGCGGTCCCAGTTCACCGGCACAGCCGATCGGCCCGATCTTGTGTTCGACGCCGCGCGTGCCGCAGACCACCGGCTCTTGAATGATCCGGCATCGGGGTGGTTTCGAGGGTTGCGTGGCTTGGGAGAGGTCCGAAAGCTGAAAGTCTACGGACCCTCTCGCCCCGGCTTGCTCTGCACGGTGGCGGTGACGGCGTCGGTGGGGAAGTTGACGAAGACCCTGGCATTCCAACTGGCGGCCAACGACATGCCGTCGCTCAGGTCGGCGGTCGAAGTTGGTGTGAACGGCGAACCACAGGCCGCGGACGGACCCTTGCCTCTCTGGGTCCATTGGGGCGAGGTGCAGGTGAAGGGAGACGTCCATCTGCCCAACCGTAAACAGATTCCGGCCAAGACGTCATTGGCCTCTTTGTCCGGATGGTCCTATGCGGACATGCTGCGCCGGGAAGACCGCTGGCTGGAGATCAAAGTCGGCGGGGACGCCTACTTTCCCCCTGCTGCGCCCGGCGTTGTAACGCAGCCGGACCCGGACCCGACGAACGTCCTGCCCAGGCAAGATCCTTATCCGGGATTGCGCCTGGATCGCTGGGACTATGATCGCATGAAAAAACAGGCGCGTCGGTATGGGACCTACTATGCCATGGATCGGCAGGGCCTCCTCTATCGAAACGGGACGGTCACACCGGGGACTGGACTCAGGCCGGAGGAACTGTTCAGCTCCGAGTCCGGCGGGGACCACCCTGGGTTCGTCTTCATCGATACCCTGGATGGCCGCCAGCCGGAGCCCACCAACTTGGGGACTCTATCGCTGGAGACCGAGTACCTGGACGGAGTCTTCTTCATCAATGCCCACCTCCAACTCAAACCAAAAGGAAGCGGCCGCCCGGTATCGGCGTTCACTCCTCCTTCAGGAAGCCCGGCTGATCCGGACTGGTCTCACACGCGCGTGCCGGTTCAATTGACCGGAATCCATCTCAACGGGGTGGTGTACGCGGCGGGAGATGTCGTGGTCGAAGGGTATCCGAGAATCTATGGCGCGCTCGTCGCCGGCGGAAAATTGATGGCCGCCTCCGCATCTTCTGGTCCGGTCGAACTCTGGTACAACCACGAGCTCGCCGAGGGGCTTGTGAAAGGAATGCCCCTCGTTTCACTGGTGCCCGGATCTTTCCAGGAGCTATTCTAGCCATCCCTGCCTGAGGGAATCCCGCCTGGCCGACAGGTTCTATCCTTTCTGAGTCTCCTCGTGACGTTGACTATAGAAGGGCTATCGTGCCAAAAATTGTCAAATCTTTGCATTCCAACTGGCAGAGGTGTACCCTTCTTTTGTGTAATTTGAATTTTATAATCAAGAGGTTAGACGAAATTTGAACGTTCTCAGAAAGGGGCACAGCACTTGCTCACTTTGGTGGTGACAGGCAAGAGGTTTGCGGTGAATCGATGGGGAATGAGACCGGGGTCAGAGCAGGGATTCTCGCTTGTCGAGGTAATGACGGTCGTGGCCATCATGGCCTTGGCTACCGCCATCGCCATTCCCAGTTACCAGGCTTGGTATGCCAAGTCCAAACTCAAGTCAGCCTTGCTCGAATTGAACAGTAACATGAACGTGGCGCGGACGGTGGCGAAAAATCGCAATACGACGATCACGGTGACGGTGGCCATCACGAATGGCCAGGCCAGGGCCACCTATACGACTTCGGCCAATACCTCGGCGGCCTGCCTGGCGGATACGAGGCTCTGCGCGATAGAAACGCAAAACATGCCTACCGAAGTCACGGCGATCGGAGGGACGACCACGTTTCAATTCAATTCCCTGGGGTTGCGGGTGGGTGGGGGAACGGCCAATCAGGCACTCCAACTTATGGATCGGGCCGGGCTCACCTATGAGATTCAGGTCACGCCGGCGGGTAGGATTCGTTGGTGCACGACATCGCCCTGCCCGTAAGCGACGGACGCGATTGCGATTGGATGTGGAACGCGATGAGCTGCGGAGGCAAGAAGAGGGGACTGCAGGACCGCGGCTTCACCCTGTTGGAAGCCATGCTCGCCCTCTCGATTCTCTCGGTCGGACTGCTGGCGACGGCGGCCATGCAGGACATGGCGCTGCGCGGCAACGTGGATGCCAACGAGTTGGGGTTTGCCACGAGCCTGGCGACGGAAATGGTCGAGCGTATCCGCTACAACACCAGAAACGTGACGGCCTACAACAGCATCGACACGTCGAACAGCGCGACCAGGCCGGCCAGCACGCAAACCATGGCCCGGGGCGACTACGATCAATGGCAGGCGCGGCTGGCCGCCACGACGCAGTTGAGAAACGCCAAGGGACGGGTGACAGTCACCGCGTCAGGCCCGACGAACTTGAACCAGAGTCTGGTGGCCGTGCAAGTCACCTGGAGCGGCAAGGTGCTTACCCATACCGTGACCCTGAATACCGTCCTTATCTCGGACGCCTTATGACACGCCGCTGCGCGAGACACGCGAGACATGTGCAACCATGGTTCTCGACCGAGGGCGGTCGGGCCGAACGAGGCGCGTCGCTGGTCGAGCTGATGTTCGGCCTCGCCATTTCGATGATCGTCACGGCGGCCGGGTACACGGTGCTGGCCTCGGGGGAGAAAACCGCTCAGATCAACGACCAGACGGTGGAGCTGCAGCAGAACGGACGGATCGCGATCGAGCTGATCTCGCAGGACCTCAAGGCGGCCGGGTTCGGCATGAACGGTACCATCGGGACCTGCAACAATGCGATCGTCCCCGCCGACAACGCGCCGACGGGGGCGGACACAGGATCAGACTCGTTTTCCGTGGCCGTGCCGACCAACTTGTCGACTCTGGCTGCGGCGGCCACGGGCACCGTCAGTACGATCACTCTGGTGAGCGGCGCGGTGGCGGCCATGGCCCCGGACGGGTTCGGCACCGCCTCCACCATCTCGGTCGGCGGCATCCATACGAGCACGGTGAGCGCCATTTCGGGCGACGTGTTGACCCTGGGGACGTCCATCGCGGCCCCCGCGGTCTACCAGGCCGGGACTCAGGTCTACTGGCTGCGGTGCATCACCTATGACATTGCGACGACCACGGCCCTCTGTTCAGGGCTGACGCCCTGCCTGCGGCGTGGCGGGGTGCCGATCACGGAAGGGATTGAAGATATACAAATGGCCTATGCCTGCGACGGGTGCACCGGAACCGGGGTGCCGGATGGGGTGGTGGATGATCAAAACGCCTCCGGGACGTTCGATGCGTCGGACTTCATCTCCAACAGCGCCTGGACAACGTCTCCGATGACCCCGGACACGATCCGGCTCGTGCGGGTTACGGTGGTGGCCCGGCAGACGCGCAGCGACCTGGACTGGAAGGGCACCTCTCCCACGACGGTGGAAGACCACAATCCGACGAGCGACAGCGGGTACAACGCGTCCGACTACTCCAAGATCCGCCGGCGTATCGTCACGCGGACGATCCAGCTGAGGAATGTGGGGCTCGGATCATGAACCGACCGGCGGTCGTGGCGGAGCGGCAGGGGCGCGCGACGGGAGACGGAGTCAGGTCGCAACGCGGCATCGCCCTTATCACGGTCATGCTGCTCCTGATGATCATGACGATCGTCGGCATCATGTCCATTACGGTCACCGGTGTGGGGAATCGCATGGCCTGGTTCGGACGGACCGGCGAGTCGGGGGCCAGCGCCGCCGAAGCCTGCGTGCAGACGGCGGTGAAGATCATCCAGCAGACGATCGACGACGGCTCGCTTTCCTCTGCGTTTCTGGACAATGCCAATCCGCCGGGGCCGATCCCGTCGAGCAATAGTGCCGTCTTGCAGTCCGAGATCATCGGCGCCTCCGACAACAACAGCGATGCCTCAGGGACGGCTCCGAATACCCTCGTTACAGTGGATAATCATACGGTTCGGGGTGACATCGATCGGCTCTACGCGGTTCCGAAAGCCGGTGGGTCCCTGCAATTTGCCGGAGGCTATGAAGGAACGGCCGGCGGGGCCAGCGGCGGCGGTGTGGATATCTATTATCGGATCGACTGCACGGCGACCAACGCGGCGACTAGCACGACGAACCGGATCACAGCAATCTATGCATGTACGGCGACCGGCGAGTCCTGCCAGAAAAAGATATAGGAGGAAGAAAACGATGGGCAGGCGAAATCTGCGCAAGGGCTCTTGGAACGCGGGAGCGATCGGGGCAGGGCTTGTCGTCTTCCTGTGCGCGTCCGGACTCGATGTTTCAGGCAGCGCCCGATCTTTGGCCGAGATGAGCAGTCCGCAACCCAGAACCGGATTCCAGTCTGGCCAGGTCACGGGGAAACGGGGCTCTTCCATCCAGATCAACCAACGGGAGTATCTGTTGGACAAAGAGGTGACGGTGAAAGACGATGAGGATCGTCCGCGCGAGTTGAAAGATATCAATGAAGGGGCTGAGGTGTTGTTTCACCTGAAGCGTGACCGCATCGACCAGTTGGTCTTGATCCTGCCGAAGTGAAGAAACATGGGCGAACACGAACACGGTTGCAGGCAGGAGACTTCTAGGAGGTAGGCGAATATGGAACGCAAAATGATCGCGGGCGCCGCATGCATGCTGGTGATGCTCGGAGCGTTGCTCCAGCCGGTCGAGATACGAGCACAGGCCATGGCCGACTATACGGGCACCCCCCCCTTCATCAGCAACGTCGTGCCGCCCAATATCCTGCTGATCCTGGACAACTCGGGCAGCATGAACGAAGCAGCCTATCAGACAGCGTTTGATACCGCCAAGGCCTACTTCGGGCTGTTCGACCCCTACGAGTGCTATACCTACTCAACCAATTCGTTTCAGCCTGATTCGTCGGACAACCCAACGACAGTGGGAACTTGCGGGACATCCTATCCCTGGAGCGGAAGCCTCCTCAATTACGCAACCATGCGGCGGGTCGACATCGTCAAATGGGTCATGATGGGGGGGACCTGCTCGGTCGGAGGACGCTCGACGAACGGGGTTTGCCGGCAATTGATCGGACAGAGTACGTTCGACAGCGGAGCCTGTTGCGCGAACCAAACCGTCTCCGTCACAGTGGCCCAGGCCACGGGACGCATGCCTTCCGCCAACATCCCGTCATCCGGCAACGTCTATTTCCACAATATGGGCAGCATTTCCTCGCTGAAGGGGAGCATCTGCGTGGATAACGACAGTACCCAGCCGGGGGGTACGAGCTGCTCCGATTCGGACAGTTTTGCGGAGAGCAACTGGCAGATTCAAGTCAATCTTCTGCAGGACGCGTCCGGCGTCATTCAACAGGTTGGGTCCAAGGCCCGCTTCGGGCTGATGGAGTTCAAGGGCGCGGGGGACGGGGGCAAGGTGCTGAACAATATCGGCGGCAACACGACCGACATGATCACGGGAATCGAGAGCACCACTCCCTCCACGTGGACTCCGCTGGCGGAGTCCCTCTACGAATCCACTCGCTACTTCGCCCAGCTCGCGCCGGCCTACACCAACAGCGACTATTCGTACAACGTCACGACGAAGGATCCCTTTTATTTCCAGAGCCCGACCTGGGCGGATTCTTCCCAATATGTGACCTGCTGCAAGAGCTTCGTGATCATCTTCACCGACGGGGAGCCGACGCAAGACACGAACATCCCCTCTGCGTTGCAGGACTATGCCCATGCTGTCCACGGGACCCACTGCACCGGCGTGACGACGGCGACCACCTGCACCCCCCACAAGACCAACTATGCCAACAACGGGTCCCACTACCTGGACGACGTGGCCTATTGGGCCCATACCACGGACTTGCGTCAGGCGACCATCCCCGTGATCAACGAATCGGGGAAGGACCTGTCCGGCAACCAGAACCTGATCATCTACACCTTCTATGCGTTCGGAGAAGACATCGGGCGCGAAATCCTTCAAACGACGGCCAAGGCCGGAGGGTTCGAGGATCGAAACGGCAACAACCTTCCGGACCTCACGGAAGAATGGGATCGGGTCAACAACAACACCGGCGCGGCAGGGGCCGACGGTATCCCGGACACCTATTTTGAATCGGCCAATGCCGATGAGTTGCAGGACCGGCTCTTGGCCGCCATTACCAGTATCCTCCAGCGGAGCGCTTCCGGAACCTCCGTGTCGGTGCTGGCCAGTTCGTCAACCGGCGACGGCTCTCTGTACCAGGCCTATTTCTTCCCCAGCACTTTCGAAGGCCTCAACGAAATCAAGTGGACCGGGTATACGCAAGGCCTGTTCATCGACGAATTCGGCAACTTGCGCGAAGACACAGACGGCGACGCCACGCTCGTTTATTCCAAGGACTATATCATCCAGACCCGTTACGACACGGCCAGCGGTGACGTGAAGCTGGACCGGTTCAAGGATCTTGACGGCGACGGCAAGGCGGACACGACGACTGCCTTCGAGACCGTCACTTTGAGAGAGACGATGGCTATCTGGGAGGCCGGCAAGCAGCTGGCGCTGAAAAACGCCGCCGACCGGAAAATCCTGACATGGGTGGATGGCGACAACGACGGATTCGTGGACGCCGGGGAACAGATCGCGTTCATCACAGCCAACGCAACGACGCTGAGCCCGTACCTCAGGGCCAGTTCGACCGCACCCTACACGGCGACCAACATCATCGATTTCATCCGCGGAACGCAGGTTTCGGGGATGCGTGATCGCCAAATGCAAGTTCCGGCCGGAAGCGGCACCTTGAAGGTATGGAAACTCGGGGACCCGATCCACAGCACCCCCACCATCGTGGGAGCGCCCAAAGAACGGTATGACGTGATCTACGGCGACACGAGCTACACGGCCTTCTTCCAGAAGTACAAGAGCCGCCGGCAGGTGGCCTACGTCGGGTCCAACGACGGGATGCTCCACGCCTTCAACGCGGGCTTTTATCATCGCGGCGACAACAGCGCGACGAGCAGCGTGACCGAGCACGGCTATTTTACGAAAAATGCCACGGACAACAGCAGCGGAGCGGCCTTAGGCGACGAGCTCTGGGGTTTCGTGCCCTATCAACTCCTGCCCCACCTCAAGTGGCTGACGCAGACAGACTATACCCACGTCTACTATGTGGACTTGAAACCAAAGATTACGGATGCGCGCATTTTTGCCGATGATGCGACCCATCCGGGCGGATGGGGGACGATCCTGATCGGCGGATTCCGGATGGGCGGAAGTTGCGGGGCTTGCGTGGCGAGCACGGGCGGACCGTCGATGCAGGTGACGGCTGACTTCACCGGCAGCGGCACGTCCACGACTCGAACCTTTTATACCGCCTATTTCGTGCTGGACATCACCGATCCGGAGCAGGACCCGGTCTTGCTCTGGTCCTTCAGCCAGTCCGATCTTGGCCTGTCCACGAAC contains the following coding sequences:
- a CDS encoding prepilin-type N-terminal cleavage/methylation domain-containing protein codes for the protein MRARDMAMMNMNDRGFSLIEVMLAMVILAFAVVGVMGMHQWGEQGMQYGANGTRALAMAESRLEAKRAMPWEALLRDDLDADGIAEVTMQDDGEGADERAGDGIYTASSEAGGIRLVWTVQPDRPGTLRDAGSAVLLVHASFPSGQDRRRDVSLGTMRANPNYAGSR
- the pilV gene encoding type IV pilus modification protein PilV, with the protein product MHDIALPVSDGRDCDWMWNAMSCGGKKRGLQDRGFTLLEAMLALSILSVGLLATAAMQDMALRGNVDANELGFATSLATEMVERIRYNTRNVTAYNSIDTSNSATRPASTQTMARGDYDQWQARLAATTQLRNAKGRVTVTASGPTNLNQSLVAVQVTWSGKVLTHTVTLNTVLISDAL
- a CDS encoding prepilin peptidase; the encoded protein is MGSTLFLYATVCLFGSLVGSFLNVCIHRLPRRESIVWPSSHCPTCNAPIAPYDNLPILSFLFLRGRCRVCRAPISPRYPVVEAVNAAGYGLILWWFGAGWPAAAYAVLFSSLLVITAIDLTHQIIPDVITLPGIPVGLVLAATILPISLLDSVLGLLVGGGLLWFIAWASPYLFGKEGMGGGDIKLLAMVGAFLGWKPTLLTIMVGAMTGSLVGISLLSFKLLRRDQYIPFGPFLAFGALIALFFHQDIFSWYETLMIGAR
- the gspH gene encoding type II secretion system protein GspH encodes the protein MRPGSEQGFSLVEVMTVVAIMALATAIAIPSYQAWYAKSKLKSALLELNSNMNVARTVAKNRNTTITVTVAITNGQARATYTTSANTSAACLADTRLCAIETQNMPTEVTAIGGTTTFQFNSLGLRVGGGTANQALQLMDRAGLTYEIQVTPAGRIRWCTTSPCP